The Deinococcus sp. Marseille-Q6407 genome has a window encoding:
- a CDS encoding phosphatidylserine decarboxylase: MRYRKLLIGLGAAALAAAYYQRSYRYRDPVRLPPDKTGLVAPADGTVAFVRRAEGPGQGWQLGVALSPLSVRYIYAPQDGTVQVLTRQPVRLPEQSRPADALTLALSASLGNGADVTLAAPAGTRLVARTYFSAGEPVRRGNKLAFLERGALVVLTFGEEFRPAVRVGERVTGAQTVLARPAAEV, from the coding sequence ATGAGGTACAGAAAACTGCTGATCGGTCTGGGCGCTGCGGCGCTGGCCGCTGCTTATTATCAGCGCAGCTACCGCTACCGCGACCCGGTACGCCTGCCTCCCGACAAAACTGGCTTGGTTGCGCCTGCGGACGGCACGGTGGCATTTGTGCGCCGTGCCGAAGGCCCCGGCCAGGGCTGGCAGCTGGGCGTGGCCCTGAGCCCTCTCAGTGTGCGCTATATCTACGCGCCGCAGGACGGAACGGTGCAGGTGCTGACGCGGCAGCCAGTCCGCCTGCCAGAACAGAGTCGCCCTGCCGACGCTCTGACGCTGGCGCTGAGTGCATCCCTGGGAAATGGGGCAGACGTGACTCTGGCCGCGCCGGCTGGTACCCGGCTGGTGGCCCGGACCTATTTCAGCGCCGGCGAGCCGGTGCGCCGGGGCAACAAGCTGGCTTTTCTGGAACGCGGCGCTCTGGTGGTGCTGACCTTTGGAGAAGAGTTCCGCCCGGCCGTGCGGGTAGGCGAGCGGGTCACGGGCGCGCAGACGGTGCTGGCCCGGCCTGCTGCTGAGGTTTGA